DNA sequence from the Streptomyces sp. MST-110588 genome:
GTACCGGTGCGGGCGGGCCCGGATCACGGCGCGGAGCCCGGTCGCCACGCCCGGCGGGGGCCGCCCCGGCTGTCACGCCCGGCCGGGGACCGTCCCGGCCGCCGTCAGGTCACTGTTCGAAGCGGTAGCCCATCCCGGGCTCGGTGATGAAGTGCTTCGGGTGCGAGGGGTCGGCCTCCAGCTTGCGCCGCAACTGCGCCATGTAGACGCGCAGGTAATTGGTCTCGGTGCCGTACGAGGGCCCCCACACCTCCTGGAGGAGCTGCTTCTGGCTCACCAGCCGGCCCGTGTTGCGCACCAGCACCTCCAGCAGGTGCCACTCGGTCGGGGTCAGCCGTACGTCGCGTCCGCCGCGGTTGACCTTCTTCGCGGCGAGGTCGACGGTGAAGCCGTCGGTCTCCACGACCACCGCGTCGTCGGCCGGCCCGGTCGGCTCGGCCCGGCGTACGGCGGCCCGCAGCCGCGCCAGCAGTTCGTCCATGCCGAACGGCTTGGTGACGTAGTCGTCCGCGCCGGCGTCCAGCGCCTCGACCTTCTCGTCGGAGGTCTGCCGGGCGGAGAGCACCAGGATCGGCACCCGCGTCCAGCCGCGCAGCCCCTTGATCACCTCGACGCCGTCCATGTCGGGCAGGCCCAGGTCCAAGACGATGACGTCGGG
Encoded proteins:
- a CDS encoding response regulator; its protein translation is MNRVLVVDDEPQIVRALVINLKARKYEVDAAPDGASALKLAAARHPDVIVLDLGLPDMDGVEVIKGLRGWTRVPILVLSARQTSDEKVEALDAGADDYVTKPFGMDELLARLRAAVRRAEPTGPADDAVVVETDGFTVDLAAKKVNRGGRDVRLTPTEWHLLEVLVRNTGRLVSQKQLLQEVWGPSYGTETNYLRVYMAQLRRKLEADPSHPKHFITEPGMGYRFEQ